GATCCAGAGGTAAGCGTTCCTGTACCACGAATACGAATAGAAGAAGAACTTCCAGGCTGTCCGGAAGCAGAAGATACCATAACCCCCGCTGCCTTTCCCTGCAATAGATTACCTGTACTGTTACTGGTCACATCCAATAACTTCTCTGCAGAAACAGTAGATACCGAACTCACGATCTGTGATTTGTTCTTTGTCACGTAACCTACCACCACTACTTCATTCATTAAGTTTTCGTTTGGTTTCAGGCTGATGTTAAAAGGGCCTTGTCCCGCAGCGCTGATTTCCTGGGTGATATACCCTAAATAAGAAAACAAAAGGATGGCTTTATCATCCACATTCAGGCTAAATTTACCTTCTTTATCGGTCATTGATCCTGCGCTTGTATTTTTTACTTTTACGGATACACCAGGTAAAGGTTGTCCCGTTTCGTCAATCACCTTTCCGGTTTTAACGCTCGTTGTCTGACTCATTGCCGTGAGGACACTTAGTGCCACCAGTAACAGTGTCAGGAAAGATCTCTTCGTATAGAGTATCCCTTTGAATAAGTTGTAATTCTTGGTCATGAATTATTTGGTTATGTAAGTTAGTTGTCTGATTTGTCTGGTATTGGAACCGGACATTCTTCGAGGCCGAAAGTTATAGACTTAAAAGATCATGCTCCTGACAGATCTTATACTAAATTCACGCAAACGGTTGAGTTTTCTTTATGCTACGTTTCAATTAGAGAACTAAATATCCTCATTCCTGAGGTTAATTTTACCTAATTATTAAAAAATATCAGATTTAAAACAACACAAAGCCGTTATCTAAAGAAAAAATCAGATTTTACTTCATTAAATGAGAAAATATCAAACGTTTGCGTTGCATTTAAAGAAACACAACCTGCTCTTTTACAGAAAATTAAATATTCATAGGAATTTCAGTCATAAAATGAAAATCTTCTATCATCAAAGTGTTATATCCATACCAAATTATTTCTACAGCTAGTTTTTAATCATTCTAAATTATGTTAGCTTTGCCCTTTAATCAGAGTTAATCGTGTCAGGACAACCTACATCTCATTCAAAAGGCCAGATCAAAATTGATGAAAGCTCGTTCTTTCATCTCTATCAGACCTATTGGAAGAAATTATATCAATTAGCCTACAAATACCTGGGTGATGTTTACCGTGCAGAAGGCGCGGTACAGGAAGTCTTTACTTCTATATGGCAACGAAAAGATAAAATTTTGCTGGAGGAGGAAACGGTAGAAAATTACCTTGTCCGTGCCGTTCGTTTCCGCATTGCAAGAAGCTACAGTGATGAAATCCGGAAAACAAAAAAGATGGATGAATTGCTCAGCAGACAGAACAATACGGATTCTCATACTGAAGAACAGATATTATATACTTTTTTAAGAGCAGAAATAGACAAACTGGTTAATCTGCTTCCCGAGCGCTGCAAGGCAGTTTATGACCTCAGCCGCAACAAAGGCCTTAACAACAGAGAAATCGCATTAAATTTGTTAATTTCTGAAAAAACAGTAGAAAATCAACTCACGAAAGCTTTAAAATTCATACGAAAAGGGCTGGAACAATATCCCATTAGTTAAATGATCTAAATGAATAGGGGATAAGCCTTTGTCATGATAATTTATAATAGTAAACCTTAGTTATGAACCCGGAAACACTAAAAAAATGCTTATCAGGCGATGCTTCGGAAGAAGAGTGGTCGGCTTATGAACAGTGGCTTGAAGGGGAGGACGATGCAAATGAGGACTTGTCTGAAATCGCAGTTACAGAGGGCACTGATACCCGGATCTGGAAACAAATTGAAGGGCAGAATCAGCA
This region of Pedobacter steynii genomic DNA includes:
- a CDS encoding RNA polymerase sigma-70 factor → MSGQPTSHSKGQIKIDESSFFHLYQTYWKKLYQLAYKYLGDVYRAEGAVQEVFTSIWQRKDKILLEEETVENYLVRAVRFRIARSYSDEIRKTKKMDELLSRQNNTDSHTEEQILYTFLRAEIDKLVNLLPERCKAVYDLSRNKGLNNREIALNLLISEKTVENQLTKALKFIRKGLEQYPIS